The genomic segment CCCAACAAATGGTAAGACCCACGGGACCCGTCTGCATAAGCATTCCAAGAACAGGCGTATTCATATAATAACCTCGTTTTTTATTTGTTTTTTTGCGTAAAAATACGATTTGGGTACCTGCCGCGCGGGCAATTTGTGCTTTTTTTGAAAAAATTGTGAGTTTTGTGTCGCGGCAAATAATATTTTCCAAATAAAATAACACTAATTTTCACAAATTTTACGGAGGCAAGGTTTTATGATTGGCGGTTTAAAGATTTTTTCAGGAAATGCCAACCGTCCGTTGGCGCAAGAAATAGCCAAAGCGGCAGGAGTCGAACTCGGCGAAGTCGATATTATGAAATTCAGCAACGAAAACATCAAAGTTGCGTACAAAGACAGCGTTCGCGGCAAGGACGTTTACATTATTCAACCGAGTTGCTGTCCCGTAAACGACGGACTTATGGAACTTCTTATTATGATACACGCCGCAAAACACGCAAGCGCCGCCCGAATTACCGCCGTAACGCCTTATTATCCGTACGTGCGAAGCGACAAAAAAGACGAAAAACGCATTTCCATAACCGCAAAACTTGTAGCCGATTTATTGGAAGCCGCAGGCGCAAACCGCGTTATGGCGACCAACCTGCATTCGCCGCAAATACAAGGATTTTTCAATATGCCCTGCGATCATCTTCTGGCGGGAAAAATTTTGTGCGACGCGTGTCTTCAAGTTAACGACAACGATTTATCGGACGGCGTGGTTGTAGCTCCCGACGCAGGCAGTGCAAAACACGCGGGTCATTACGCAAGAAGACTGGATTTGCCGATGGCGATTTTGGACAAACGCCGCACCGACGACAGCGAAACCGCGCAAATGGACAACATTATAGGCGACGTCCAAGGCAAACGCGCATTCATTTTCGACGACGAAGTTGCAAGCGGCGGCTCGTTAATAGAGTCGGCGAATATGCTTGTAAAAAACGGCGCAAAATCAATTCAGGCATATTGCGTTCACGGAGTTTTATCAGGCAATTCCAAAGAAAGAATAGTAAATTCACCCATAGAAAAACTTGTTGTGACCGACACAGTTTTCATCCCCGAAGAGAAAAAACACGACAAATTGGAAATAGTTTCGGTAGCCGACTTGTTCGCCAACGCAATAGTGTACACCAATTCGGATAGGTCGATTAGTGGATTGTATGATAGGTTTTGATAGAGAGCAACACGTGTTCCATTTTGGAACACGTGGGCTTTGCTTTAAAAAAATGGAAATTAAAAACACCGAATTACTGAAAAATATATAACCAAACTTTCCCAATTTCCACAAAAAACAATTTTCTTTCCCACTCCACCCTAACCAAATATTATTTTCTCCGTGCAGTAAAAGATGGATAGTCGAAATCCGTTTCGATTTATCTATCCGTGCTCTTTTAAAATTTTCTCTAAACAGCCCTTGCGGCGAGAATGACCTTAATTGGTTGTTCTGCCTCGCCGCTACTG from the Chitinivibrionia bacterium genome contains:
- a CDS encoding ribose-phosphate pyrophosphokinase translates to MIGGLKIFSGNANRPLAQEIAKAAGVELGEVDIMKFSNENIKVAYKDSVRGKDVYIIQPSCCPVNDGLMELLIMIHAAKHASAARITAVTPYYPYVRSDKKDEKRISITAKLVADLLEAAGANRVMATNLHSPQIQGFFNMPCDHLLAGKILCDACLQVNDNDLSDGVVVAPDAGSAKHAGHYARRLDLPMAILDKRRTDDSETAQMDNIIGDVQGKRAFIFDDEVASGGSLIESANMLVKNGAKSIQAYCVHGVLSGNSKERIVNSPIEKLVVTDTVFIPEEKKHDKLEIVSVADLFANAIVYTNSDRSISGLYDRF